In Thermodesulforhabdus norvegica, a single window of DNA contains:
- the rpsI gene encoding 30S ribosomal protein S9, translated as MADQRVYATGKRKTAVARVWISPGNGTITVNKKPLDEYIERETSKMLIYQPLMLTGTYGKIDVYATVKGGGKSGQAGALRHGIAKALAEYNPEFRDVLKSAGLLTRDARVKERKKYGLRGARRACQFSKR; from the coding sequence ATGGCCGATCAAAGGGTATATGCTACGGGCAAGCGAAAAACAGCGGTGGCTCGTGTGTGGATTTCTCCGGGTAACGGCACAATAACGGTGAACAAGAAGCCTCTGGACGAATATATAGAGCGTGAAACCAGCAAGATGCTGATTTATCAGCCTTTGATGCTTACCGGCACTTATGGGAAAATCGATGTTTATGCTACGGTTAAGGGCGGTGGCAAATCGGGGCAGGCAGGTGCCCTGAGACACGGGATAGCGAAGGCTCTTGCGGAATATAACCCTGAGTTTCGGGATGTTCTTAAAAGCGCCGGTCTTCTTACCAGGGATGCCCGGGTGAAGGAACGCAAGAAGTACGGGTTGCGAGGTGCCCGGAGGGCTTGTCAGTTCTCGAAGCGTTAG
- the rplM gene encoding 50S ribosomal protein L13 — protein sequence MKTESAKFDPNRRKWILVDAEGQVLGRLASKIAARLRGKHLPDFTPHVDLGDFVVVINAEKVRLTGRKWDRKIYYRHSGYIGGLKATTAKKMREEHPERLIYYAVKGMLPKNRLGRKLLKKLKVYAGPEHPHEAQQPEPVQL from the coding sequence ATGAAGACCGAAAGTGCTAAATTCGATCCGAACAGGCGTAAATGGATACTTGTGGATGCGGAAGGTCAGGTGCTTGGAAGACTGGCGAGCAAGATTGCGGCAAGGTTAAGAGGGAAGCACCTTCCCGATTTTACGCCCCATGTCGATCTGGGTGATTTTGTTGTGGTTATTAACGCCGAGAAGGTTCGATTGACAGGCCGTAAGTGGGACAGAAAGATTTACTATCGTCACAGCGGTTACATTGGCGGGCTGAAGGCCACCACCGCGAAAAAGATGAGAGAAGAGCATCCCGAGCGCCTTATCTATTATGCCGTCAAGGGAATGCTTCCGAAGAACAGGTTGGGCCGTAAGCTTCTGAAAAAGCTGAAAGTCTATGCCGGCCCTGAACACCCTCATGAGGCTCAGCAGCCTGAGCCTGTACAATTATAA
- a CDS encoding glycosyltransferase — protein MVESSKANYLKTFGEDMKIVYLSRSVIPSRAANSINVMKMCHAMASLGHDVTLLGHFKTDEIKACSFYGVTPIFRSLSIPSISGHATDGPYIFGSWIRALELKPDLAYGRSLETCLLTALSGIPTLFEAHKFPKTVLANFCARLLFRLPAFVGLVVITKKLAELFVRQGFLDPPRILVAPSGACHHESNNSSRSKILEMIPPEARNFDLQVGYTGHLYPGKGMEIISQLAPLAPWAYFHIIGGRDEDVSFWKARIGRLPNVHFYGFVPPSLAPAFREIFEVALAPYQKKVRNSGTGIDTGDNISPLKVIEYMSAGLPVMASNLESIGEIIRHGETGFLIPPDDIDAWLRCLKHLRDNPEERKKIGLRARSVFLESYTWDARARKILSFVQAYLPAASASSTRNSISDGSGGARPNSSRAILSSSE, from the coding sequence ATGGTGGAAAGTTCAAAGGCAAATTACCTTAAAACCTTTGGCGAAGATATGAAAATAGTCTATCTTTCCAGGTCGGTTATTCCCTCCAGGGCTGCGAATTCGATCAACGTAATGAAGATGTGCCATGCCATGGCATCTCTGGGACATGACGTAACCCTCCTGGGTCATTTTAAAACCGACGAGATAAAAGCCTGTTCTTTCTACGGAGTTACGCCAATTTTCAGGTCTTTAAGCATTCCGTCCATCTCCGGTCATGCGACGGACGGACCTTATATTTTCGGTTCATGGATACGCGCCTTAGAACTAAAGCCGGACCTGGCTTACGGCAGATCTCTTGAAACCTGCCTCCTTACCGCTCTTTCGGGAATTCCCACCCTATTCGAAGCCCACAAATTTCCGAAAACGGTTCTCGCAAACTTCTGCGCAAGGCTTCTCTTCCGGCTTCCTGCTTTTGTAGGTCTCGTGGTTATAACCAAAAAACTGGCGGAACTTTTCGTTCGGCAGGGCTTTCTGGATCCTCCTAGAATTCTGGTTGCTCCAAGCGGTGCCTGCCATCACGAAAGCAACAACAGTTCACGCAGTAAAATCCTCGAAATGATTCCTCCGGAAGCCAGGAATTTCGACCTCCAGGTGGGTTACACGGGACACCTCTACCCGGGGAAAGGTATGGAAATTATCTCGCAACTCGCCCCTCTAGCCCCCTGGGCTTACTTCCACATCATCGGGGGACGGGATGAAGACGTAAGCTTCTGGAAAGCCAGAATTGGCCGCCTTCCGAATGTTCACTTCTACGGCTTTGTTCCACCGTCACTGGCTCCCGCATTCAGGGAAATCTTCGAAGTTGCTCTGGCACCTTACCAGAAAAAGGTTAGAAACAGCGGAACCGGAATTGATACAGGAGACAACATATCTCCCCTGAAAGTTATAGAATACATGTCGGCGGGCCTGCCTGTGATGGCATCCAATCTCGAATCCATAGGAGAGATCATCCGGCATGGAGAAACGGGTTTTCTCATCCCGCCCGACGATATAGATGCCTGGCTCAGGTGCCTCAAGCACCTAAGAGATAATCCAGAAGAACGAAAGAAGATAGGGCTCAGGGCAAGATCGGTTTTTCTGGAGTCTTACACCTGGGATGCCCGCGCCCGGAAGATACTGTCCTTCGTGCAAGCTTATCTACCGGCGGCATCCGCATCGTCCACAAGGAATTCTATTTCCGACGGATCCGGAGGTGCAAGGCCGAATTCCTCGCGGGCAATCCTTTCGAGTTCAGAATAG
- a CDS encoding cell division protein FtsL produces the protein MTCRKRLLFSIFGIFVVTFMAIALVWVRTETIRLGYECARISRDIETAMRVQKKLRLEWERITAYSELERIAREEFGLAPPDPSEIEFLVDDADAAGR, from the coding sequence ATGACCTGCCGAAAGCGTCTCCTTTTTTCGATTTTTGGGATTTTTGTCGTAACTTTTATGGCCATTGCGCTGGTCTGGGTGAGGACGGAAACCATAAGGCTCGGTTATGAGTGTGCCAGGATTTCCAGAGACATTGAAACGGCAATGCGCGTTCAGAAAAAACTGCGGCTGGAATGGGAGCGAATTACCGCCTATTCTGAACTCGAAAGGATTGCCCGCGAGGAATTCGGCCTTGCACCTCCGGATCCGTCGGAAATAGAATTCCTTGTGGACGATGCGGATGCCGCCGGTAGATAA
- the rsmH gene encoding 16S rRNA (cytosine(1402)-N(4))-methyltransferase RsmH has product MGEAQKPLCSEKSEGSGSEGIEGRPKHIPVMVNEVLQFLLTAQRPDNQKAFFFDGTLGAGGYADALLRATSPWGVVIGVDKDPYALENCRRRFDRYIRAGRLYLLHADFRYVDRIVSRVGVDRIHGAVLDLGVSSDQLDDPERGFSFMSDGPLDMRMNPEDHLTAAHVVNNLSEHELARIFSEYGEERYARRIARAIVAHRKEKPIERTQELVKVVKSAIPARESRSRIHPATRVFQALRIYVNDELGALRDFLSRILDVMAPGAVLCILSFHSLEDRMVKRAFREWAQPCRCPPEAPMCTCGNKPGVQILTKKALFPSPEEVYKNPRARSGRLRAIRKVGP; this is encoded by the coding sequence ATGGGAGAAGCACAGAAGCCCCTTTGCAGCGAAAAGAGCGAAGGCTCCGGCAGCGAAGGAATAGAAGGCCGACCGAAACACATTCCGGTTATGGTAAATGAGGTTTTGCAATTCCTGCTGACCGCCCAGCGACCTGATAACCAAAAAGCCTTTTTCTTCGATGGGACGCTTGGAGCAGGAGGGTACGCGGACGCCTTGCTTCGGGCAACCTCTCCCTGGGGGGTTGTCATAGGGGTTGATAAGGATCCTTATGCCCTTGAAAACTGCAGGAGGCGCTTTGACCGGTACATCCGTGCCGGAAGGCTCTATCTCTTACATGCCGATTTTCGATACGTTGACAGAATAGTTTCCCGGGTGGGAGTGGACAGAATACACGGTGCGGTGCTGGATCTCGGAGTGTCTTCTGATCAGCTGGATGACCCGGAGCGGGGATTCAGCTTCATGAGTGATGGTCCTCTGGACATGAGGATGAACCCGGAGGATCATCTGACGGCTGCCCATGTCGTAAACAACCTGTCGGAGCACGAGCTTGCCAGAATTTTTTCCGAATATGGTGAAGAGCGTTATGCGAGGAGGATAGCCAGGGCTATTGTTGCACATCGCAAAGAAAAACCCATAGAAAGAACGCAGGAGCTGGTGAAGGTCGTAAAATCGGCAATTCCTGCAAGGGAGTCCCGTTCGAGAATTCACCCGGCTACGAGGGTGTTCCAGGCTCTAAGAATTTACGTTAACGATGAACTGGGAGCCCTTCGGGACTTCCTGTCCAGGATCCTCGATGTTATGGCACCGGGAGCCGTCTTGTGCATCCTGTCCTTTCACTCTCTTGAGGACAGAATGGTGAAAAGAGCTTTCAGAGAGTGGGCTCAGCCGTGCAGGTGCCCGCCGGAAGCCCCGATGTGTACCTGCGGGAATAAACCGGGAGTGCAGATTCTCACGAAAAAGGCCCTTTTCCCGTCGCCTGAGGAAGTCTATAAAAACCCTCGAGCGAGAAGCGGAAGATTACGGGCAATTCGGAAGGTTGGGCCATGA
- a CDS encoding HlyC/CorC family transporter: protein MKEGFFNLGFYGLAFLSLFALSAFFSGSETAFTAANRFRMGYLSKSNPGARKVKELLDEPEKFISTLLLCNNLVNVALSAMATALAIRIFGNEGVLYATFAVTVGLLVFGEITPKTIAAYHADRISIIVAPLMSLLVRLCYPVVKLLTFLSMLLIKSIGLTPQGEGGGLTEEELEALIETGVEEAGVEREKQDMLLGVLLLDRITLGDIMVPWRDVVCLDLKAPLEEVMSTIEKTNFSRYPVYKGDFHNVVGFIHVKDVLLSFYGKGAESVSLESLLRPPQFAPEFRTIRDQLAFFKKERSHMTVVVNEYGHVIGLVTLEDVLEEIVGDIADEHDAEAGKIIHLADGSVVVDGSILVRDLNRYLDMKLPEAMARTVAGLIISVLDRFPEVGEVVVIGDYHLQVVRKEGFRVRRVRIWEKHRSPFAAKRAKAPAAKE, encoded by the coding sequence ATGAAAGAAGGGTTTTTTAACCTGGGCTTCTACGGACTGGCCTTCCTTTCGCTTTTCGCTCTATCGGCCTTCTTCTCCGGTTCGGAGACCGCTTTCACGGCTGCAAACAGGTTCAGAATGGGGTATCTGAGCAAATCGAACCCCGGGGCACGGAAGGTGAAGGAACTTCTCGACGAGCCGGAGAAGTTTATCAGCACTCTTCTGCTCTGCAACAATCTGGTCAACGTTGCCCTTTCTGCCATGGCCACCGCTCTGGCGATTCGAATTTTCGGAAATGAAGGGGTTCTATATGCCACCTTTGCGGTGACAGTAGGCCTGCTGGTCTTTGGAGAAATAACGCCCAAGACCATTGCGGCCTATCACGCAGACAGGATCTCCATTATCGTTGCACCCCTTATGAGTCTTCTCGTCCGACTCTGCTATCCCGTTGTAAAACTCCTTACTTTTCTTTCCATGCTTTTAATAAAATCGATTGGTCTGACCCCGCAAGGTGAAGGTGGGGGGCTTACCGAAGAAGAGCTGGAAGCACTTATAGAAACGGGCGTTGAGGAAGCCGGGGTCGAAAGGGAAAAACAGGACATGTTGCTGGGTGTTCTCCTCCTTGATCGCATTACCCTGGGGGACATAATGGTTCCCTGGAGAGATGTGGTTTGCCTCGACCTGAAAGCCCCTCTTGAAGAAGTGATGAGCACCATAGAGAAGACCAACTTTTCCCGCTATCCCGTTTATAAGGGCGACTTTCACAATGTCGTCGGGTTCATTCACGTAAAGGACGTTCTTTTGAGTTTTTACGGAAAAGGTGCGGAGTCGGTTAGTCTGGAATCTCTTTTGCGACCCCCTCAGTTTGCTCCCGAATTTCGAACCATCAGGGATCAGCTTGCCTTTTTCAAGAAAGAGCGTTCCCACATGACCGTTGTGGTTAATGAATACGGTCATGTGATAGGCCTGGTCACTCTTGAAGATGTTCTCGAGGAGATCGTCGGCGATATAGCGGACGAGCATGATGCCGAAGCCGGAAAGATCATTCACCTTGCGGACGGTTCCGTCGTTGTTGACGGGAGCATCCTTGTAAGAGACCTGAACCGCTATCTGGACATGAAGCTTCCGGAAGCAATGGCGAGAACGGTGGCCGGGCTTATCATAAGCGTACTCGACCGATTTCCCGAGGTTGGGGAGGTCGTTGTGATCGGTGATTATCACCTTCAGGTGGTTCGTAAAGAAGGATTTCGGGTGAGGAGAGTAAGAATATGGGAGAAGCACAGAAGCCCCTTTGCAGCGAAAAGAGCGAAGGCTCCGGCAGCGAAGGAATAG
- a CDS encoding TetR/AcrR family transcriptional regulator, translated as MFEQRTLSRRERERLIHRQEILDAALELFAQKGFYNVTMKEIAERAEFAVGTLYKFFQSKQHLYKSLILERTIHFHNTLINVLDEEMDDPLEQIEKFIMTKMGLLGKHIAIIRLYFTEIYRVNPTIKADLEAELTRMRREFRTKLSALMERAINAGLIRRSDPMHMAMALDGLMKGFVFGYLEESFGKDPSEIDYEKLEKLFAEDYAKTVREVFFKGALASTAA; from the coding sequence ATGTTCGAGCAGAGGACGCTTTCTCGAAGAGAAAGAGAAAGGTTGATTCATCGCCAGGAAATTCTCGATGCCGCCCTTGAGCTTTTTGCTCAGAAAGGCTTTTACAATGTCACAATGAAGGAAATAGCAGAGCGTGCAGAATTTGCCGTCGGTACGCTCTACAAATTTTTCCAAAGCAAACAGCACCTTTACAAATCTCTTATCCTCGAAAGAACCATACACTTTCACAACACCCTGATCAATGTATTAGATGAAGAAATGGACGACCCACTGGAGCAGATCGAAAAGTTTATTATGACCAAGATGGGTCTCCTAGGAAAACATATTGCCATCATCAGGCTTTATTTTACTGAGATATACCGGGTAAATCCCACAATCAAGGCCGATCTGGAAGCCGAGCTTACACGGATGAGGCGGGAATTCAGAACAAAACTTTCGGCACTTATGGAACGCGCAATTAACGCAGGCCTTATCAGGAGAAGCGATCCCATGCACATGGCCATGGCTCTTGACGGCCTTATGAAGGGCTTTGTTTTCGGATATCTGGAAGAGTCCTTCGGTAAGGATCCGTCGGAAATAGATTACGAGAAGCTCGAAAAGCTCTTCGCAGAGGACTACGCAAAAACCGTTCGAGAAGTATTCTTCAAAGGCGCCCTCGCCTCAACGGCCGCATAG